One region of Polaribacter pectinis genomic DNA includes:
- the ahcY gene encoding adenosylhomocysteinase produces MSKTTAYVPNKVKDISLAAWGRKEINLAEAEMPGLMSLREEYKNEQPLKGARIAGCLHMTIQTAVLIETLQALGAEVTWSSCNIFSTQDQAAAAIAEAGTAVYAWKDMTEEEFDWCIEQTLFFGEDKKPLNMILDDGGDLTNMVLDKYPELAAGINGLSEETTTGVHRLYERVKNGTLPMPAINVNDSVTKSKFDNKYGCKESAVDAIRRATDIMLAGKRVTVCGYGDVGKGTAASFKGAGSIVTVTEIDPICALQAAMDGFEVKRLETVVGNSDIIITTTGNKDIIQGRHFEAMKDKVIVCNIGHFDNEIDMAWLNGNHGNTKDTIKPQVDKYNIDGKDIIILAEGRLVNLGCATGHPSFVMSNSFTNQTLAQIELWKNADAYGNDVYMLPKHLDEKVAKLHLAKIGVELTELRDEQASYIGVTVDGPYKPEHYRY; encoded by the coding sequence ATGAGCAAAACAACAGCTTACGTACCAAACAAAGTTAAAGATATTTCTTTAGCAGCTTGGGGAAGAAAAGAAATAAACTTGGCGGAAGCAGAAATGCCAGGCTTAATGTCTTTAAGAGAAGAATATAAAAACGAGCAACCTCTAAAAGGTGCAAGAATTGCAGGATGTCTTCACATGACTATTCAAACTGCAGTTTTAATTGAAACTTTACAAGCTTTAGGAGCAGAAGTTACTTGGAGTTCTTGTAATATTTTCTCTACACAAGATCAAGCTGCAGCTGCAATTGCTGAAGCTGGAACTGCTGTGTATGCATGGAAAGATATGACAGAAGAAGAATTCGACTGGTGTATAGAGCAGACTTTATTTTTTGGAGAAGACAAAAAACCATTAAATATGATTTTAGATGATGGTGGAGATTTAACAAACATGGTTTTAGATAAATATCCAGAATTAGCAGCAGGAATTAATGGTTTATCAGAAGAAACTACAACAGGAGTTCACAGACTTTACGAAAGAGTAAAAAACGGAACTTTACCAATGCCTGCAATTAATGTAAACGATTCTGTAACAAAATCTAAATTCGATAACAAATATGGTTGTAAAGAATCTGCTGTAGATGCAATTCGTAGAGCAACAGATATTATGTTAGCAGGAAAACGTGTTACAGTTTGTGGTTACGGAGATGTTGGTAAAGGTACAGCAGCTTCTTTTAAAGGAGCAGGTTCTATTGTAACTGTTACAGAAATAGACCCAATTTGTGCGTTACAAGCAGCAATGGATGGTTTTGAAGTGAAGCGTTTAGAAACTGTTGTTGGTAATTCAGACATTATTATTACAACTACAGGTAACAAAGATATTATACAAGGTCGTCATTTCGAAGCAATGAAAGACAAGGTTATTGTTTGTAATATTGGACATTTCGATAACGAAATTGATATGGCTTGGTTAAACGGAAACCACGGAAACACTAAAGATACTATCAAACCTCAAGTTGATAAATACAACATCGACGGAAAAGATATTATTATTCTTGCAGAAGGACGTTTGGTAAATTTAGGTTGTGCAACAGGTCACCCAAGTTTTGTAATGTCTAACTCATTTACAAACCAAACTTTGGCACAAATCGAACTTTGGAAAAACGCAGATGCTTATGGTAATGACGTTTATATGTTGCCAAAACATTTAGATGAAAAAGTAGCAAAATTACATTTAGCTAAAATAGGAGTAGAGCTTACAGAATTAAGAGATGAACAAGCTTCTTATATAGGTGTAACAGTAGATGGTCCTTATAAGCCAGAACACTACAGATACTAA
- the pnuC gene encoding nicotinamide riboside transporter PnuC → MQEIFDFLFGQYKTYSTTETTLEIVAVIFGFLSVWFSKQNKIWVFPTGMISTAIFVYLLFKWELLGDMMINGYYFIMSVYGWYIWTRKVDETHVTPISWTTTKEKKTSVFIFIATLIFVYAVYNYFDKWTSWVAYADTITTAIFFVGMWLMAKRKIENWLFWILGDIISVPLYFYKGFTFTSLQYFGFTFIAIFGYLAWKKNLNKSQSIS, encoded by the coding sequence ATGCAAGAAATTTTCGATTTCCTTTTTGGACAATATAAAACCTATTCTACCACAGAAACTACATTAGAAATTGTTGCCGTTATTTTTGGTTTTTTATCTGTATGGTTTTCTAAACAGAACAAAATTTGGGTTTTTCCTACAGGAATGATTAGTACAGCAATTTTTGTATATCTGCTTTTTAAATGGGAACTTTTAGGAGACATGATGATTAATGGGTACTATTTTATTATGAGTGTTTATGGTTGGTATATTTGGACTCGTAAAGTTGATGAAACCCATGTTACACCAATTTCTTGGACAACTACTAAAGAGAAAAAAACATCTGTATTTATATTTATTGCTACCTTAATTTTTGTTTATGCTGTTTATAATTATTTTGATAAATGGACAAGTTGGGTAGCATATGCAGACACCATTACAACCGCAATTTTCTTTGTTGGAATGTGGTTAATGGCAAAACGTAAAATAGAAAATTGGTTGTTTTGGATTCTAGGAGACATCATTTCTGTACCTTTATATTTCTATAAAGGTTTTACATTTACAAGTCTGCAATATTTCGGATTTACATTTATAGCAATATTTGGTTATTTAGCATGGAAAAAGAACTTAAACAAGAGCCAATCAATCTCGTAA
- a CDS encoding 4'-phosphopantetheinyl transferase family protein, translated as MALYKRLTVNETTKVLIWKIEESVADLAEGISLSKNSSTRFHSMKSELHQRGFLSVRHLLKEAGYSDMDLVYDEFGKPHLKDGKHISITHSFIFSGIIISNEVPVGIDIEKQRDKILKIAHKFTPFEEYKTIANHDALVSKLTIVWGAKESLYKIYGKKKLLFLHHIYIEDFKFADKKTSGEIRYEGEIASYEIHFLEFEGFTCVFAF; from the coding sequence ATGGCTCTTTACAAAAGATTAACGGTTAACGAAACAACTAAAGTACTGATTTGGAAGATTGAAGAATCTGTAGCTGATTTAGCTGAAGGAATCTCTCTTTCTAAAAATAGTTCAACTCGCTTCCACTCAATGAAATCTGAACTACACCAAAGAGGATTTTTAAGTGTACGCCATTTATTGAAAGAAGCTGGTTATTCTGATATGGATTTAGTGTATGATGAATTTGGAAAACCGCATTTAAAAGACGGCAAACACATTTCTATTACACATTCTTTTATTTTTTCTGGAATTATTATTTCTAATGAAGTTCCTGTTGGAATTGACATTGAAAAACAACGAGATAAAATCTTAAAAATAGCGCATAAATTTACTCCTTTTGAAGAATACAAAACCATTGCAAATCATGATGCTTTGGTTAGTAAATTAACCATTGTTTGGGGAGCAAAAGAGAGTTTGTATAAAATTTACGGAAAGAAAAAACTCCTTTTTTTACATCATATCTATATAGAAGATTTTAAGTTTGCTGATAAAAAAACCTCTGGAGAAATTAGATATGAAGGAGAAATAGCTAGTTATGAGATTCATTTTTTAGAGTTTGAAGGTTTTACTTGTGTTTTTGCTTTTTAA
- a CDS encoding nuclear transport factor 2 family protein, whose protein sequence is MKTLDGLETWHAFVKNKNHENLSDFIADDAVLYSPVVFKPIEGGFMVGMYLMAAAEIIANNKFKYVRELCDDENAFLEFKTEINGITVEGIDMIKFTKEGKLKEIKVMIRPLKAVNIVHQKMGEYLQKMNS, encoded by the coding sequence ATGAAGACTTTAGACGGATTAGAAACTTGGCATGCATTTGTAAAAAATAAAAATCATGAAAATTTAAGTGATTTTATAGCAGATGATGCAGTTTTGTATTCGCCTGTAGTTTTTAAACCAATTGAAGGCGGTTTTATGGTTGGTATGTATTTAATGGCGGCTGCAGAAATTATTGCAAATAATAAATTTAAATATGTAAGAGAATTGTGCGATGATGAGAACGCTTTTTTAGAGTTCAAAACAGAAATAAACGGAATTACAGTAGAAGGAATTGACATGATTAAATTTACCAAAGAAGGGAAATTAAAAGAAATTAAAGTAATGATTCGTCCTTTAAAAGCCGTGAATATTGTGCATCAAAAAATGGGGGAATATTTACAAAAAATGAATTCTTAA
- a CDS encoding cupin domain-containing protein, whose amino-acid sequence MKTIEINKKGNWSSFWTDELKEALKIAENNEVVGEQLLLETDTFKVWNIQLLAGKSLPFHKHSKPYFYTAITAGKSRSFYSDGRIDETEYKKNDVSYFNDLNESNYFIHNLENIGTSTLLFTTVEFKK is encoded by the coding sequence ATGAAAACTATAGAAATTAATAAAAAAGGAAATTGGAGTTCTTTTTGGACAGATGAATTAAAAGAAGCGCTAAAAATTGCAGAAAATAACGAAGTTGTTGGCGAACAATTATTATTAGAAACCGATACTTTTAAAGTTTGGAATATTCAATTATTGGCAGGAAAATCTTTACCTTTTCACAAACATTCCAAACCGTATTTTTATACAGCAATTACTGCTGGAAAATCAAGATCTTTTTATAGTGATGGAAGAATAGATGAAACAGAATATAAAAAAAACGACGTTAGTTACTTTAACGATTTAAACGAAAGTAATTACTTTATACACAATTTAGAAAACATTGGTACATCTACATTACTATTTACCACTGTAGAATTTAAAAAATAA
- a CDS encoding AAA family ATPase, with protein MEKELKQEPINLVKIVLFGPESTGKTTLSKQLSRHYNTVWAPEFAREYLQDKWNNERKTCEKDDLLPIAIGQMKLENSLAKKADKILICDTDLLETKVYSEEYYGGFVEKELDEAAKENQYDLYLLTYIDTPWEEDDLRDRPELRLEMFTAFENALKSHNKNYILLKGDKETRFNKATKAIDKILNEKKNLHSFSDTLQDLDMHFLHQNSGDFGNSYDY; from the coding sequence ATGGAAAAAGAACTTAAACAAGAGCCAATCAATCTCGTAAAGATTGTTTTATTTGGGCCAGAATCTACAGGAAAAACAACACTTTCTAAACAACTATCTCGTCATTACAACACAGTTTGGGCTCCAGAATTTGCACGTGAATATTTACAAGACAAATGGAATAACGAGCGTAAAACTTGTGAAAAAGATGATTTGTTACCAATTGCTATTGGGCAAATGAAATTAGAAAATTCGTTGGCAAAAAAAGCCGATAAAATTTTAATTTGCGACACAGATTTATTAGAAACTAAAGTGTATTCAGAAGAATATTACGGCGGATTTGTTGAAAAAGAATTAGATGAAGCTGCCAAAGAGAATCAGTACGATTTATATTTATTGACATACATAGATACGCCTTGGGAAGAAGACGATTTACGAGACAGACCAGAATTACGTTTAGAAATGTTTACTGCTTTCGAAAATGCTTTAAAAAGCCATAATAAAAACTATATTCTATTAAAAGGTGATAAAGAAACTCGTTTTAATAAAGCTACAAAAGCTATTGATAAAATCTTAAACGAAAAGAAAAATTTACATTCTTTTTCTGATACTTTACAAGATTTAGATATGCATTTTTTACATCAAAACTCGGGTGATTTTGGAAACTCCTATGATTATTAG
- a CDS encoding polysaccharide deacetylase family protein, whose protein sequence is MKTLYKTVAAIILITFSACDAKKELSNQIKNGKSYWPNGAQLVISVSMQFETGGQPEGAESPFSGNPLPLGNVDMPAESWFRYGAKEGVYRMLNLWKKHDIHVTSHVVGEAAIKYPDVAKAIANGGHEIAAHGIAWKDQWNLSYKDELDFIKKGIDTVEAITGQRGRGYNANWLRRGVNTLKVLQELDFLYHIDDLSRDEPFVTKVRGKNFVVMPYTLRNNDIVNIEGKNWSPDQHLAQLKMEFDQLYKEGATKRRMMSISMHDRIGGAPAVVNAVDQFIKYAKEHTGVVFMRKDEIANMVKDDPNTPEDNSEFKFNN, encoded by the coding sequence ATGAAAACATTATACAAAACAGTAGCTGCTATTATACTCATAACATTTTCTGCTTGTGATGCTAAAAAGGAATTAAGTAATCAAATTAAGAACGGAAAAAGCTATTGGCCAAATGGAGCGCAATTGGTTATTTCAGTATCTATGCAGTTTGAAACTGGTGGACAACCAGAAGGTGCAGAAAGTCCTTTTTCTGGAAATCCATTACCATTGGGAAACGTAGATATGCCAGCAGAAAGTTGGTTTCGTTATGGAGCAAAAGAAGGAGTTTACAGAATGTTAAACCTTTGGAAAAAACACGACATTCATGTTACTTCACATGTCGTTGGTGAAGCTGCTATAAAATATCCAGATGTTGCAAAAGCCATTGCAAATGGTGGTCATGAAATTGCTGCACATGGTATTGCTTGGAAAGATCAATGGAATTTAAGTTATAAAGACGAACTAGATTTCATCAAAAAAGGAATTGACACAGTAGAAGCAATCACAGGCCAAAGAGGTCGTGGTTATAATGCAAATTGGTTGCGAAGAGGTGTAAATACATTAAAAGTTTTGCAGGAATTAGATTTCTTATATCATATAGACGATTTAAGTAGAGACGAGCCTTTCGTGACAAAAGTTAGAGGCAAAAACTTTGTGGTAATGCCTTACACTTTAAGAAATAACGACATTGTAAATATCGAAGGAAAAAATTGGAGTCCAGACCAACATTTAGCACAATTAAAAATGGAATTTGATCAATTATACAAAGAAGGCGCAACAAAAAGACGCATGATGTCTATAAGTATGCACGATAGAATTGGTGGAGCTCCAGCAGTTGTAAATGCAGTAGATCAATTTATAAAATACGCAAAAGAGCACACAGGAGTTGTGTTTATGCGTAAAGATGAAATTGCAAATATGGTAAAAGACGACCCAAATACGCCTGAAGATAATTCTGAATTCAAGTTTAATAATTAG
- a CDS encoding TonB-dependent receptor, producing MKKNIFFLFLFTSILVNAQSFTLTGKVVDEDKQPLPGATILVKETKKGTSTDFEGKFTLELSKGVYTIEVSFIGYKTISEKITISKNEEYVIQLNPDATVLEEVLVSAVRVNADVPVTFSNLSKKEIAKRNLGQDIPVLLNYMPSVVSSSDAGAGVGYTYMSVRGSNGERINVTVNGIPYNDAESHGSFWVNLGDFASSTQNLQLQRGVGTSTNGSGAFGASLNILTDAVSEEPSAEISNSFGSFGTRKHTVKFSTGKLNNNIEVAGRLSNIYSDGYVDRAFADLKSYYLQGSYSDENTLIKAITFGGKEKTYQAWEGLTATQLKENRRQNPYTYENEVDDYNQNHYQLHWNEKLNKNWSTNLGLNYTKGSGFFEQYKEDEDAADFNNLIVDGTDVIVRRWLDNDFYVVNFNTNYKTDKLNFISGISYSNYSGDHFGEVIWGEDLAPNTNIRDRYYFSDAKKTDFSIFAKATFDISDKLAAYADLQGRFVGYQTKGITSKNAAIDVNTDFSFFNPKFGLTYKINPNNNLYTSFAVANREPNRNDFEGGVTTPETLNDLEFGWRLKSENIKLNTNIYYMDYKNQLVLTGALDDVGAPIRATSGSSYRLGLEIDADITLSEKFSIKPNAAFSSNKNRDFFITRDGNTTPESLGNTNLSFSPDVVVGNMFVFKPIENLQFTFLSKYVGKQYMSNFNSAISDNDVLDGFFTSDLNIVYEIEPNKIFKSIVFSALVNNIFNKEYVDRGYYYTYDDTWSSPGTTTTVDGAGYYPQATRNFLVGVTLKF from the coding sequence ATGAAAAAAAATATCTTTTTTTTATTCTTGTTTACAAGTATACTTGTAAACGCCCAGTCATTTACACTCACAGGAAAAGTAGTAGATGAAGACAAACAACCTTTGCCAGGAGCAACAATTTTAGTTAAAGAAACTAAAAAAGGAACTTCCACCGATTTTGAGGGTAAATTTACTTTAGAACTTTCTAAAGGAGTTTACACAATTGAAGTTTCGTTTATTGGTTACAAAACAATTTCTGAAAAAATTACAATTTCTAAAAATGAAGAATATGTAATTCAATTAAATCCAGATGCAACTGTTTTAGAAGAAGTTTTGGTTTCTGCAGTTCGTGTAAATGCAGATGTTCCTGTAACTTTTTCGAACCTTTCTAAAAAGGAAATTGCAAAACGTAATTTAGGTCAGGATATTCCTGTATTACTAAACTATATGCCTTCTGTGGTTTCTTCTTCAGATGCTGGAGCTGGAGTTGGTTATACGTACATGAGCGTTCGTGGTTCTAACGGAGAACGAATTAATGTTACTGTAAACGGAATTCCTTATAACGACGCAGAAAGTCATGGTTCTTTTTGGGTGAATTTAGGTGATTTTGCTTCCTCAACTCAAAATTTACAACTGCAACGTGGTGTTGGAACCTCTACAAATGGTTCTGGTGCTTTTGGAGCAAGTTTAAATATTTTAACAGATGCAGTTTCAGAAGAACCTTCTGCAGAAATTTCGAACTCTTTTGGTTCTTTTGGAACTAGAAAACATACTGTAAAATTTAGTACTGGAAAACTGAACAACAACATAGAAGTTGCAGGACGTTTGTCTAATATTTATTCAGATGGTTATGTAGACAGAGCTTTTGCCGACTTAAAATCTTATTATTTACAAGGAAGTTATTCTGATGAAAATACGTTGATAAAAGCAATAACCTTTGGTGGAAAAGAGAAAACTTACCAAGCTTGGGAAGGTTTAACTGCAACACAATTAAAAGAAAATAGAAGACAGAATCCTTATACTTATGAAAATGAAGTTGATGATTACAATCAGAATCATTATCAATTACATTGGAATGAAAAATTGAACAAAAATTGGTCTACAAACCTTGGTTTGAATTACACAAAAGGATCTGGATTTTTCGAGCAATATAAAGAAGATGAAGATGCAGCAGATTTTAATAATTTAATTGTTGATGGAACAGATGTAATTGTAAGACGTTGGTTAGATAATGATTTTTACGTGGTAAATTTCAACACAAATTATAAAACTGATAAACTAAATTTTATATCAGGAATTTCGTATTCTAATTATTCTGGAGATCATTTTGGAGAAGTAATTTGGGGAGAAGATTTAGCACCAAATACCAATATTAGAGATCGCTATTATTTTTCTGATGCAAAGAAAACGGACTTTTCAATCTTTGCAAAAGCAACTTTTGATATTTCTGATAAATTAGCTGCTTACGCAGATTTACAAGGAAGATTTGTTGGTTATCAAACTAAAGGAATTACTTCTAAAAATGCTGCAATTGATGTAAACACAGATTTTAGTTTCTTTAATCCTAAATTTGGGCTTACCTATAAAATTAACCCAAATAATAATTTATATACTTCTTTTGCAGTTGCTAATAGAGAGCCAAATAGAAACGATTTCGAGGGTGGAGTTACAACTCCTGAAACTCTAAACGATTTAGAATTTGGTTGGCGTTTAAAAAGTGAAAACATTAAATTAAACACCAATATCTATTATATGGATTATAAGAATCAGTTAGTTTTAACAGGTGCTTTAGATGATGTTGGCGCACCAATTAGAGCAACTTCTGGTAGCAGTTACAGATTAGGTTTGGAAATTGATGCAGATATTACACTTTCAGAAAAATTCTCTATAAAACCAAATGCGGCATTTAGTTCAAATAAAAATAGAGACTTCTTTATTACTAGAGATGGCAATACAACTCCAGAATCTTTAGGAAATACAAACCTTTCATTTTCACCAGATGTTGTTGTTGGAAACATGTTTGTATTTAAACCTATCGAGAATTTACAGTTTACATTTTTATCTAAATATGTTGGCAAACAATACATGAGTAATTTTAACAGTGCAATTTCCGATAATGATGTTTTAGACGGATTTTTCACTTCAGATTTAAATATTGTTTATGAGATAGAACCAAACAAGATTTTTAAATCAATTGTATTCTCTGCTTTGGTAAATAATATTTTTAACAAAGAATATGTAGACAGAGGTTACTATTATACTTATGATGATACTTGGTCTTCACCAGGAACTACAACAACAGTAGATGGTGCAGGTTATTACCCACAAGCCACAAGAAACTTCTTAGTTGGAGTTACTTTAAAGTTTTAA
- a CDS encoding AraC family transcriptional regulator → MIKRFTILKSIDIVEFEAEKTWGYPKHKHNFFELTFILKGKGKHVFNDSDVTYEKGDVFFLTPKDEHEFLVEEPSKFGILKFTEQLFLENTSFNTDKDLKAQVEEIIFNASISDKSINAYKEDKKQLLYLYKMIKTELENPNLRSRNIILELFGALLLIISRNLISNVDYLSNPILSEKEKIENILGYIRLHLFDADKMKIKALADTFNMSANYISIYVKKQTGISIKDYIIKSKLKLAERLLKESNLNITQIAAKTGFVDVSHFSKIFKNKYGKRPSEYYKK, encoded by the coding sequence GTGATTAAAAGATTTACAATTTTAAAATCTATTGATATTGTTGAGTTTGAAGCTGAAAAAACTTGGGGATATCCAAAGCACAAACACAATTTTTTTGAACTTACCTTTATCTTAAAAGGAAAGGGAAAGCATGTGTTTAACGATAGTGATGTTACTTACGAAAAAGGAGATGTTTTCTTTTTAACACCTAAAGACGAACACGAATTTCTGGTGGAAGAACCTTCTAAATTTGGAATTTTAAAATTTACAGAACAACTTTTTTTAGAAAACACAAGCTTTAATACAGATAAAGATTTAAAGGCACAAGTTGAAGAAATTATTTTTAATGCTTCAATTTCAGATAAAAGTATAAACGCCTATAAAGAAGATAAAAAGCAATTATTGTATTTGTATAAAATGATTAAAACGGAATTAGAAAACCCTAATTTACGTAGTAGAAATATAATATTAGAACTCTTTGGAGCGCTTTTATTAATTATTTCTAGAAATTTAATTTCGAATGTAGATTATTTATCGAACCCAATTTTATCAGAAAAAGAAAAAATTGAAAACATTTTAGGATACATAAGATTGCATCTTTTTGATGCTGATAAAATGAAAATTAAAGCGTTGGCAGATACCTTTAATATGTCTGCAAATTACATTAGCATTTACGTAAAAAAGCAGACAGGAATTTCCATTAAAGACTATATTATAAAATCGAAATTAAAATTAGCGGAAAGACTTTTAAAAGAAAGTAATTTGAATATTACCCAAATTGCCGCAAAAACTGGTTTTGTAGATGTGAGTCATTTTAGTAAAATATTTAAAAATAAATACGGAAAAAGACCAAGCGAATATTACAAAAAATAA
- a CDS encoding geranylgeranylglyceryl/heptaprenylglyceryl phosphate synthase translates to MNLYQNIIHAKQEGQKLLAVLIDPEKIDVENIPSFFKKVHQSITTHIFVGGSTDINNDTEKVVLAIKKVTKLPVILFPGDVKQITNKADAILFLSLISGRNPEYLIEQQIAAAPILKNSSLEILPTGYILIDGEKETATQKVSNTKPIAQKNIELILNTALAGEFSGKKLIYLEAGSGAKVPVNEEIIKTISDELSIPLIIGGGIRSKKQLDKAFNAGADLVVIGTAFENDESFFNHIKLN, encoded by the coding sequence GTGAATCTCTACCAAAACATTATACACGCTAAACAAGAAGGACAAAAACTGCTCGCAGTTTTAATTGATCCTGAAAAAATTGATGTGGAAAATATTCCTTCTTTTTTTAAGAAAGTACATCAATCAATTACAACACATATTTTTGTTGGTGGAAGTACGGATATAAATAACGATACTGAAAAAGTTGTTTTAGCAATTAAAAAAGTAACAAAATTACCTGTTATTTTATTTCCTGGTGATGTAAAACAAATCACTAATAAAGCAGACGCAATTCTTTTTTTAAGTTTGATTTCTGGTAGAAATCCTGAATATTTAATAGAACAACAAATTGCTGCTGCGCCTATTTTAAAGAACTCATCTTTAGAAATTTTACCAACAGGTTATATTTTAATTGATGGCGAAAAAGAAACAGCAACTCAAAAAGTAAGCAACACAAAACCAATTGCTCAAAAAAATATTGAACTCATTTTAAACACTGCTTTAGCTGGTGAATTTTCTGGAAAAAAACTCATTTATCTAGAAGCTGGAAGTGGTGCAAAAGTTCCTGTGAATGAAGAAATTATTAAGACAATTTCTGATGAATTATCAATTCCATTAATTATTGGCGGTGGAATTCGTTCTAAAAAACAATTAGATAAAGCTTTTAATGCTGGCGCAGATTTAGTAGTTATTGGAACTGCTTTTGAAAATGATGAAAGCTTTTTTAATCATATTAAATTAAACTAA
- the arfB gene encoding alternative ribosome rescue aminoacyl-tRNA hydrolase ArfB, translating to MNSENIIKELNFKAIRSSGAGGQHVNKTSSKIELTFDLENSESLNDNEKEILKNKLSSKLTKDNSLILFCEETRSQHRNKEIAIKRFLELIKTNLIRPKKRRKTKPSKASVKKGIENNKRTSLKKILRKKPKLD from the coding sequence ATGAACTCAGAAAACATCATAAAAGAGTTAAATTTTAAAGCCATTAGAAGTTCTGGCGCAGGAGGACAACACGTAAATAAAACGTCTTCTAAAATTGAATTGACTTTTGATTTAGAGAATTCTGAATCCTTAAACGATAATGAAAAAGAGATTTTAAAAAACAAACTTTCGTCTAAATTAACGAAAGATAACTCGCTTATTCTCTTTTGCGAAGAAACGCGCTCGCAACACAGAAATAAAGAAATTGCAATTAAACGTTTTTTAGAATTGATTAAAACGAATTTAATTCGTCCAAAAAAAAGGCGCAAAACAAAACCAAGCAAAGCTTCTGTTAAAAAAGGTATTGAAAACAATAAAAGGACTTCTCTTAAAAAAATACTTCGTAAAAAACCTAAATTAGATTAA
- a CDS encoding alkene reductase: MKNTLFTPYNMNGISLENRFLMAPMTRSRASQPGDVPNKLMAEYYGQRASAGIIITEATQVSMQGMGYAKTPGIYTQEQIDGWRLVTDEVHKKGSKIFLQLWHVGRVSSSKVNGLQPIAPSAKIAKETTVYIFDGSPNGDATFVPVEEPREMTQEDINQVIEEFRIGAKNAIEAGFDGVEIHGANGYLIDQFLRSNSNERTDNYGGSKENRVCILTKITEAVAKEVGTEKTGVRLSPFISFKDMTDPEILETIQIAAKKLERIGVTYIHLCEADWADAPEIPNDFRVQLRENFSKTIIATGNKTPEQANDLLGNNSVDLVGFGRKFLTNPDYPKRVELNAEMNEISDNHTLFGGGTARGYTDYPFLNEGK; the protein is encoded by the coding sequence ATGAAAAATACACTTTTTACTCCTTATAACATGAACGGAATTTCTTTAGAAAACCGTTTTTTAATGGCGCCAATGACACGTTCTAGAGCATCTCAACCTGGTGATGTTCCTAATAAATTAATGGCAGAATATTATGGACAAAGAGCATCTGCAGGAATTATAATTACAGAAGCAACACAAGTTTCTATGCAAGGAATGGGCTATGCAAAAACACCAGGAATTTACACACAAGAACAAATTGATGGTTGGAGATTAGTAACTGACGAAGTTCATAAAAAAGGAAGTAAAATCTTTTTACAATTATGGCATGTTGGTCGTGTTTCGAGTTCTAAAGTAAATGGTTTACAACCAATTGCGCCATCAGCAAAAATTGCAAAAGAAACAACTGTTTATATTTTTGATGGCTCTCCAAATGGAGATGCAACTTTTGTTCCTGTGGAAGAACCAAGAGAAATGACGCAGGAAGACATTAACCAAGTGATTGAAGAATTTAGAATTGGTGCAAAAAATGCCATTGAAGCAGGTTTTGATGGTGTAGAAATTCATGGTGCAAATGGCTATTTAATAGACCAATTTTTACGAAGTAATTCTAACGAAAGAACTGACAATTATGGAGGAAGCAAAGAAAACAGAGTCTGCATTTTAACTAAAATTACAGAAGCAGTTGCTAAAGAAGTAGGCACAGAAAAAACAGGTGTTCGTTTATCTCCTTTTATCAGTTTTAAAGACATGACCGATCCTGAAATTTTAGAAACCATACAAATTGCAGCAAAAAAATTAGAAAGAATTGGTGTAACTTATATTCATTTATGTGAAGCAGATTGGGCGGATGCTCCTGAAATTCCGAATGATTTTAGAGTTCAATTAAGAGAAAATTTCAGCAAAACTATTATTGCAACAGGAAATAAAACTCCAGAACAAGCAAACGATTTATTAGGTAATAATTCAGTTGATTTGGTTGGTTTTGGTAGAAAATTTTTAACAAATCCAGATTATCCAAAACGTGTAGAATTAAATGCTGAAATGAATGAAATTAGCGACAACCACACTTTATTTGGTGGTGGAACTGCTAGAGGCTATACAGATTATCCTTTTTTAAATGAAGGAAAGTAA